In Collimonas arenae, a single genomic region encodes these proteins:
- a CDS encoding OmpA family protein, which produces MEDSDIGMEHTAPVWTVFGDLMSGLLGAFMLILLGVVGVQMELASHLQDEVKRRQIEEQRRMSLEKALAVPLATGRITLNNGRIGISGQVLFSLNSDKLQPEGKQLLNSLVMPLRAYLTARDELLMVSGFTDDKPIQGGRFADNLELSAQRALTVTRTLIDDGMPSSMVFSAAFGAEHPIKPNSDDTSRAQNRRVEMAPVPKTSDTKIPSHG; this is translated from the coding sequence ATGGAAGACAGTGACATTGGCATGGAACACACCGCGCCGGTCTGGACTGTTTTTGGCGATTTGATGTCGGGCTTGCTGGGTGCTTTTATGCTGATATTGCTGGGCGTCGTAGGCGTCCAGATGGAGCTGGCATCGCACCTGCAGGATGAAGTAAAGAGGCGTCAGATTGAAGAGCAGCGCCGCATGAGTCTGGAAAAAGCCTTGGCGGTTCCCTTGGCAACAGGGCGTATCACTTTGAATAACGGACGTATAGGCATCAGTGGTCAGGTTCTGTTTTCCCTTAATTCAGACAAGTTGCAACCTGAAGGAAAGCAACTGTTGAATAGCTTGGTCATGCCGTTACGCGCTTATCTGACAGCGCGTGATGAATTGCTGATGGTAAGCGGATTTACCGACGACAAACCGATACAGGGTGGCCGTTTCGCAGACAACCTGGAATTGTCTGCTCAGCGTGCCTTGACAGTTACCCGCACCTTGATCGATGACGGGATGCCTTCATCCATGGTTTTTTCCGCAGCTTTTGGCGCAGAACATCCGATCAAGCCCAATAGCGACGATACATCGCGCGCACAAAACCGCCGGGTGGAAATGGCGCCTGTACCGAAAACTTCCGACACCAAAATACCATCCCATGGATGA
- a CDS encoding DUF802 domain-containing protein, with product MNKHLFTIIFILGALGIVWVGVGFVGSSVLALAITAIIGAVYIFGALELRQFRQASETLVTALNAIPDGLVDLGEWLARIHVSLQNPARLRIEGERVGLPGPALTPYLVGLLVMLGMLGTFLGMVVTLNGAVFALEKTIDLQAIRSALAVPVRGLGLAFGTSVAGVAASAMLGLMSALSRRERMQAAQLLDTRISTVLRRFSLAHQRQETFKALQLQSQALPEVVDKLQAMMTQMEERNQQLNQRLISNQEGFHGEVKVVYTDLANAVDTSLRASLSQSAQAAGESIKPVFEAAMSGIAAEAKAMHERMADNVQVQLDGLTTRFGTTVTTVADTWKAALASHEQANAGISLNIGRSLEAFKETFEQRSGALIVTVGEAYTGLQIAQAGQDRQRQQAWTQSLETMAATLTRELQQTGSQTLAQQQEICSALTQTAQEINKTATTVSDTWTAALASHEQESAGIVADMGRSLKAFTDTFEQRSGAFVSAVGDAYTGLQTGQAEQDKQRQQAWTQSLEAVAATLTRELQQTSLQTLTQQREICSTLTQTTQEIIKQSQTNAANTLTETTRLITSAEELIRSRIASEAQWIEQHCERMDRLASMLRTELGALKDEEALRGNAAVERLGQLQTALTSHLTTLGTALEAPITRLIETASEAPRAAAEVIGQLRREISNSVVRDNELLEERSRIMATLNTLLNAINQTSLEQRSMIGSLVDSSAAALNAASSAISENVAAETTKLSDIAAHVTSSAVEVSSLSEAFGFAVHSFNEANEKLIGNLQRIEEAMDKSALRSNEQLAYYVSQAREIIDLSMMSQKEIFEALRQFPAKQTILAEGVL from the coding sequence ATGAACAAACATTTATTTACAATCATTTTTATCCTGGGAGCACTGGGAATAGTTTGGGTCGGTGTTGGATTTGTCGGCTCAAGTGTTCTGGCTCTGGCAATAACAGCCATTATTGGTGCGGTCTATATTTTTGGTGCGCTTGAGTTGCGCCAGTTTCGTCAGGCCAGTGAAACTTTGGTTACGGCACTGAATGCGATTCCAGACGGCCTTGTCGACCTTGGCGAGTGGTTGGCCCGTATACATGTTTCCCTGCAAAATCCGGCTCGTTTGCGTATCGAAGGCGAACGTGTTGGCTTACCCGGCCCCGCCCTGACTCCTTATCTTGTTGGACTGCTGGTCATGCTGGGTATGCTGGGTACGTTTCTGGGGATGGTGGTTACGCTTAATGGCGCCGTGTTTGCATTGGAAAAAACGATCGATCTTCAGGCGATTCGCTCGGCGCTTGCCGTCCCGGTTAGAGGACTGGGGCTCGCGTTTGGCACCTCCGTAGCCGGGGTTGCCGCATCGGCGATGCTCGGTTTGATGTCGGCATTAAGCCGACGTGAAAGAATGCAGGCGGCACAATTATTGGACACCAGAATTTCTACCGTGTTGCGCCGTTTCTCACTCGCACATCAGCGGCAGGAAACCTTCAAGGCGTTGCAGCTGCAATCTCAGGCATTGCCCGAAGTCGTCGATAAATTGCAGGCGATGATGACGCAGATGGAAGAGCGCAATCAACAGTTGAACCAACGCCTGATCAGCAATCAGGAAGGCTTTCATGGCGAAGTCAAGGTTGTCTATACCGATCTGGCAAACGCAGTGGATACATCCCTGCGCGCGAGTTTGAGCCAGAGCGCTCAGGCTGCTGGTGAAAGCATCAAACCTGTGTTCGAAGCGGCGATGAGCGGCATCGCGGCGGAAGCGAAGGCGATGCATGAACGCATGGCCGATAACGTGCAGGTTCAGCTCGATGGTCTTACAACTCGTTTCGGCACGACAGTTACCACGGTGGCCGATACCTGGAAGGCAGCGCTCGCCAGCCATGAGCAGGCAAACGCAGGCATTAGCTTGAATATAGGGCGCTCGCTGGAGGCCTTCAAGGAAACCTTCGAGCAGCGTTCCGGTGCATTGATCGTCACAGTCGGGGAGGCCTATACTGGTCTGCAAATCGCACAGGCAGGACAAGACAGGCAACGGCAGCAAGCATGGACGCAGTCGCTGGAAACAATGGCTGCGACGCTCACCCGCGAATTACAGCAAACCGGTTCGCAAACTCTGGCGCAGCAGCAGGAAATTTGCAGTGCTTTGACTCAGACCGCGCAAGAGATCAATAAAACTGCCACCACAGTGTCTGATACCTGGACGGCAGCCCTTGCCAGTCACGAACAGGAAAGTGCCGGTATTGTTGCGGATATGGGGCGCTCACTGAAAGCGTTCACAGACACATTCGAACAACGCTCGGGTGCCTTCGTTTCTGCAGTAGGCGATGCTTATACCGGCCTGCAAACCGGACAGGCAGAACAAGACAAACAGCGACAGCAAGCATGGACGCAGTCACTGGAAGCAGTGGCTGCAACGCTCACCCGCGAATTGCAGCAAACCAGTTTGCAAACGCTGACGCAGCAGCGGGAGATTTGCAGTACCTTGACCCAGACCACGCAAGAGATCATCAAACAGTCACAGACCAATGCCGCCAATACGCTTACCGAGACAACGCGGTTGATCACGAGTGCAGAAGAACTGATACGTTCTCGTATCGCCAGTGAAGCACAATGGATCGAACAGCATTGTGAGCGTATGGATCGATTGGCCAGCATGCTGCGTACCGAACTGGGTGCACTAAAAGATGAGGAGGCTCTGCGTGGCAATGCTGCAGTTGAACGGCTTGGACAATTACAAACAGCGCTGACAAGTCATTTGACCACCCTGGGTACAGCACTGGAAGCACCGATTACGCGACTCATCGAAACAGCTTCGGAAGCGCCGCGGGCGGCGGCGGAAGTAATTGGGCAATTGCGTCGGGAAATATCCAATAGTGTTGTGCGCGACAATGAACTGCTTGAAGAGCGCAGCCGTATTATGGCAACGCTCAACACACTGCTCAACGCAATCAACCAGACTTCCCTGGAGCAGCGCTCCATGATCGGTTCCCTGGTGGATTCTTCCGCTGCTGCGCTTAACGCTGCCAGTAGTGCAATTTCAGAGAATGTTGCGGCCGAAACGACTAAATTGTCTGACATTGCGGCACACGTCACCAGCAGCGCCGTTGAAGTATCTAGCTTGAGTGAAGCCTTTGGTTTTGCTGTCCACTCTTTCAATGAGGCCAATGAAAAGTTGATTGGCAACCTGCAGCGCATAGAAGAAGCTATGGATAAGTCTGCGCTCAGAAGTAATGAGCAACTCGCTTACTACGTGTCTCAGGCCCGTGAAATCATTGATTTGAGCATGATGTCGCAAAAGGAGATTTTTGAAGCCTTGCGTCAGTTTCCTGCGAAGCAAACCATACTTGCTGAAGGGGTGCTGTAA
- a CDS encoding DUF2894 domain-containing protein, translating into MDEVVNETVDIGTVEAPLDTLVGFNLEIASLSAAGAERFDPVRLHYIKVLAKRAALYCGNVNQENVKQLLDIRLKQALIAFRERFEQAQCDAKDTIAQITPQYPHAAEILQRLIAAGDFKELQRFIGTLKTNDQDTSLNSLLLQLEQSSPANAEGQRGADTGQRTELKTIRNFRNTWSKLSADKQLTQALEQAPKNAGPINSHMLVLRSLMLMRDISPDYLSRFISYADTLLRLDSGEKEKAGNIKKSSPTPKKKIASKNSGVDTNFLGS; encoded by the coding sequence ATGGATGAAGTGGTTAATGAGACAGTTGATATAGGTACGGTAGAAGCGCCGCTGGACACGCTTGTCGGTTTCAACCTGGAGATCGCATCCCTGAGCGCTGCAGGTGCAGAGCGGTTTGACCCTGTGCGCTTGCACTATATTAAAGTGCTCGCCAAACGCGCAGCGCTGTACTGTGGAAATGTCAATCAGGAAAACGTCAAACAACTGCTTGATATCCGGTTAAAGCAAGCACTAATCGCTTTCAGAGAGCGCTTTGAACAGGCGCAATGCGATGCAAAAGACACCATTGCCCAAATCACGCCGCAGTATCCACACGCTGCCGAAATATTACAGCGACTAATTGCCGCCGGTGATTTCAAGGAGTTGCAACGCTTTATCGGCACCCTGAAAACAAACGACCAAGACACATCATTGAATTCGCTGCTGCTTCAGCTTGAACAATCTTCACCCGCAAATGCGGAGGGGCAGCGAGGTGCGGATACCGGGCAGCGCACCGAATTAAAAACTATACGGAATTTCAGGAATACGTGGTCAAAGCTCAGTGCAGACAAACAATTAACACAAGCACTGGAACAGGCGCCAAAAAATGCCGGGCCAATTAATTCTCATATGCTGGTGTTACGTTCTTTGATGCTCATGCGCGATATCTCGCCGGATTATCTCAGTCGGTTTATATCTTATGCAGATACTTTGCTGCGCCTTGATTCCGGTGAAAAAGAAAAAGCGGGCAATATCAAAAAATCTTCGCCTACTCCAAAAAAGAAAATTGCTTCTAAGAATTCTGGTGTGGATACTAACTTTCTAGGAAGTTAA
- a CDS encoding DUF3348 domain-containing protein: MSLRTNFHSSQLIRCLTEMSVVESTELGNEFAEKLGQWIHFTDAIPLSAVHNDGMANLPKLQSAGRDVARDAIGKEFDRIQTNLKNSIMNSCSPGLGKSHISLPVQKLELPIDLSVAYVPYRRFYDAHQHDMEVRIQPLRTNVRDVLVNTSPKLKKLADLDVILERILRERERKLLATVPLLLKKRFEQLFNGHQQVLADTHQTDNPANWMKAGAWLACFCNDMQTLLLAELELRLQPTGGLINALNLETVVDRSRISGK, encoded by the coding sequence ATGTCACTGCGCACAAATTTCCATAGCTCACAACTTATTCGTTGTCTGACAGAGATGTCTGTTGTGGAATCTACCGAGCTCGGAAATGAGTTTGCAGAAAAACTAGGCCAATGGATTCACTTTACAGATGCAATTCCTTTATCTGCTGTACACAATGACGGCATGGCAAATCTGCCGAAGCTGCAGTCGGCAGGGCGGGATGTGGCACGTGATGCCATTGGAAAAGAATTTGATCGCATTCAGACAAATTTGAAGAATTCGATCATGAATAGTTGCTCACCCGGTTTGGGTAAGAGCCATATAAGCTTGCCTGTTCAAAAACTTGAACTGCCAATCGATCTTTCTGTGGCTTATGTACCATATCGCAGGTTTTATGATGCGCATCAGCATGATATGGAGGTGAGAATTCAGCCCCTGCGAACCAATGTTCGGGACGTACTGGTTAATACATCGCCGAAGCTCAAAAAACTTGCCGATCTGGATGTGATTCTTGAGCGGATATTACGTGAGCGCGAGCGTAAATTGCTTGCGACGGTACCGCTTCTTCTCAAAAAACGTTTTGAGCAATTGTTTAACGGGCACCAGCAGGTGCTTGCTGATACGCATCAAACTGATAATCCTGCCAACTGGATGAAAGCGGGAGCGTGGCTGGCATGCTTTTGCAATGACATGCAAACGCTGCTACTGGCTGAACTGGAGTTACGCCTACAGCCAACAGGAGGACTCATTAATGCATTGAACCTGGAAACGGTAGTTGATCGCTCCCGTATATCTGGAAAGTAA